One Scomber scombrus chromosome 4, fScoSco1.1, whole genome shotgun sequence genomic region harbors:
- the LOC133979583 gene encoding perforin-1-like isoform X2, whose amino-acid sequence MASNLSLLLLVLSALTVAEAGLRVFNLRATDLPSDLFGITDGYVKVFCSSASLGKTSIRDNEVNPWWEEEFAYFSAKEFDVLRLEVHDHDFLYDDLLGVCQRQIRFGTHQHDCTLEDGAKLHYAYTLS is encoded by the coding sequence ATGGCCTCCAATCTGTCCCTCCTCCTGCTCGTCCTGTCTGCTTTGACTGTGGCTGAAGCAGGGCTGAGGGTGTTCAACCTGCGGGCCACTGATCTTCCCTCTGATCTGTTTGGAATCACAGACGGCTACGTCAAAGTGTTTTGTAGTTCAGCTTCTCTGGGCAAGACAAGCATCCGTGACAACGAAGTCAACCCCTGGTGGGAGGAGGAGTTTGCCTACTTCTCAGCCAAGGAGTTTGACGTGTTGAGGCTCGAGGTTCACGACCATGACTTCTTGTATGATGACCTGCTGGGAGTCTGCCAGAGACAGATCAGGTTTGGAACCCATCAGCATGACTGCACCCTGGAGGATGGCGCCAAACTCCATTATGCATACACCCTCAGTTAA
- the LOC133979585 gene encoding mothers against decapentaplegic homolog 2: protein MSSILPFTPPVVKRLLGWKKSTSGPGGAGGGEQNGQEEKWCEKAVKSLVKKLKKTGQLDELEKAITTQNCNTKCVTIPSNCSEIWGLSTPNTIEQWDTSGLYSYPDQTRSLDGRLQVSHRKGLPHVIYCRLWRWPDLHSHHELRAIEACEYAFHLKKDEVCINPYHYQRVETPVLPPVLVPRHSEILTELPPLDDYTHSIPENTNFPAGIEPPNNYIPETPPPGYISEDGEASDQQMNQSMDTGSPAELSPSTLSPVNHSMDLQPVTYSEPAFWCSIAYYELNQRVGETFHASQPSLTVDGFTDPSNSERFCLGLLSNVNRNATVEMTRRHIGRGVRLYYIGGEVFAECLSDSAIFVQSPNCNQRYGWHPATVCKIPPGCNLKIFNNQEFAALLAQSVNQGFEAVYQLTRMCTIRMSFVKGWGAEYRRQTVTSTPCWIELHLNGPLQWLDKVLTQMGSPSARCSSMS, encoded by the exons ATGTCGTCCATCTTGCCGTTCACCCCGCCTGTAGTGAAGAGGCTGCTGGGCTGGAAGAAGTCGACCAGCGGGCCGGGTGGAGCGGGCGGCGGAGAGCAGAATGGGCAAGAGGAGAAATGGTGCGAGAAGGCTGTGAAGAGCTTAGTGAAGAAGCTGAAGAAGACAGGCCAGCTAGATGAGCTGGAGAAAGCTATTACCACACAGAACTGCAACACCAAGTGTGTCACCATCCCCAG CAATTGCTCTGAAATATGGGGACTGAGTACACCAAATACGATAGAACAGTGGGATACATCAGGCCTATACAGCTACCCTGACCAAACCAG ATCTCTGGATGGCCGCCTGCAGGTCTCCCACAGGAAGGGCCTTCCCCATGTTATCTACTGCCGCTTGTGGCGGTGGCCGGACCTCCACAGCCACCACGAGCTGCGCGCCATCGAGGCCTGTGAGTATGCCTTCCACCTCAAGAAGGATGAGGTCTGCATCAACCCCTACCACTACCAGAGGGTGGAGACCCCAG TGCTGCCTCCTGTTCTTGTGCCAAGACACTCAGAGATCCTGACAGAGCTGCCACCTCTGGATGACTACACTCATTCCATACCCGAGAACACAAACTTTCCAGCGGGAATCGAACCTCCAAACAACTATATACCAG AAACGCCTCCGCCAGGCTACATCAGTGAGGATGGGGAGGCCAGCGatcaacagatgaatcaaaGTATGGACACAG GTTCTCCAGCAGAGCTTTCTCCCAGCACTCTGTctcctgtcaatcacagcaTGG ACCTGCAGCCGGTGACTTACTCAGAGCCGGCGTTTTGGTGCTCGATAGCCTACTACGAGCTCAACCAGCGCGTGGGGGAGACATTCCATGCCTCTCAGCCCTCGCTGACAGTGGACGGATTCACAGACCCATCGAACTCTGAACGTTTCTGCCTGGGCCTTCTGTCTAATGTCAACAGGAATGCCACTGTGGAGATGACCCGGAGGCACATAG GAAGAGGAGTTAGACTCTATTACATTGGAGGGGAAGTATTTGCTGAGTGCCTAAGTGATAGCGCCATCTTTGTCCAGAGTCCAAACTGCAACCAGCGGTATGGCTGGCATCCAGCGACAGTGTGTAAAATTCCTCCAG GTTGCAATCTAAAAATCTTCAACAACCAGGAATTTGCAGCCCTGCTGGCTCAGTCGGTGAATCAGGGCTTCGAGGCCGTCTACCAGCTCACCAGGATGTGCACCATCCGCATGAGCTTTGTTAAAGGCTGGGGAGCCGAGTACAG gcGGCAGACTGTAACAAGCACTCCATGCTGGATCGAGCTGCATTTGAACGGTCCCCTGCAGTGGCTCGACAAGGTTCTGACCCAGATGGGTTCCCCGTCTGCACGCTGCTCCAGTATGTCCTAA